The following are from one region of the Salvelinus alpinus chromosome 16, SLU_Salpinus.1, whole genome shotgun sequence genome:
- the LOC139540935 gene encoding ras-related protein Rab-11B-like — protein sequence MGNRDDEYDFLFKVVLIGDSGVGKSNLLSRFTRNEFNLESKSTIGVEFATRSIQVDGKMIKAQIWDTAGQERYRAITSAYYRGAVGALLVYDIAKHLTYENVERWLKELRDHADNNIVIMLVGNKSDLRHLRAVPTDEARAFAEKNTLSFIETSALDSTNVEEAFKNILAEIYRIVSQKQIADRSAHDESPGNNVVDISVPPTTDGQKNKLPCCQSL from the exons ATGGGTAACCGAGATGATGAATACGATTTCTTGTTCAAAG TGGTGCTGATCGGAGACTCTGGTGTGGGGAAGAGTAACCTGCTGTCCCGTTTCACACGGAATGAGTTCAACCTGGAGAGCAAAAGCACCATCGGTGTGGAATTCGCCACCCGCAGCATCCAGGTGGATGGCAAGATGATAAAGGCCCAGATCTGGGATACAGCTGGACAGGAGCGCTACAGAGCCATCACCTCAGC GTACTACCGGGGGGCGGTGGGGGCTCTCCTAGTGTACGACATTGCCAAGCATCTAACCTATGAAAACGTGGAGCGCTGGCTGAAGGAGCTGAGGGATCATGCTGATAACAACATCGTCATCATGCTGGTGGGCAACAAGAGTGACCTGCGCCACCTCAGGGCAGTGCCCACAGACGAGGCTCGTGCCTTCGCAG aaAAGAATACGCTATCATTTATTGAGACCTCAGCTTTGGACTCCACTAATGTAGAAGAGGCGTTCAAGAACATCCTCGCAG AAATCTACCGAATCGTATCACAGAAGCAGATAGCTGACAGATCAGCACATGACGAGTCTCCAGGCAACAATGTAGTGGACATCAGTGTCCCCCCCACCACCGATGGGCAGAAAAACAAACTACCGTGCTGCCAAAGCCTGTGA
- the LOC139540936 gene encoding E3 ubiquitin-protein ligase MARCHF2 isoform X1, with the protein MTTGECCHLPGSLCDCTGNAALSKSVEESDNCRSQYVTQVTAKDGRLLSTVIKPASTQSDGPICRICHEGANGEGLLSPCDCTGTLGTVHKSCLEKWLSSSNTSYCELCHTEFTIERKPRSLTEVTKWMRDPGPRNEKRTLFCDMLCFLFITPLAAISGWLCLRGAQDHLHFNSRLEAVGLIALTIALFTIYVLWTLVSFRYHCQLYSEWRRTNQKVRLLLPDAKGGHSSQHSLLSTKLLKKTADETIV; encoded by the exons ATGACGACAGGGGAGTGTTGCCACCTCCCTGGCTCTCTGTGTGACTGCACTGGCAACGCTGCCCTGTCCAAAAGCGTGGAGGAGTCGGATAACTGCAGATCACAGTATGTCACCCAGGTCACAGCCAAAGATGGACGGCTGCTCTCCACTGTCATCAAACCTGCGAGCACACAGAG CGATGGGCCAATCTGCCGGATCTGCCACGAGGGGGCCAACGGCGAGGGCCTCCTGTCCCCCTGCGACTGCACAGGGACTCTGGGCACGGTGCACAAGAGCTGCCTGGAGAAGTGGCTCTCCTCCTCCAACACCAGTTACTGTGAGCTGTGCCACACAGAGTTCACAATTGAGCGCAAGCCCAGGTCCCTCACAGAGGTAACAAAG TGGATGCGGGACCCGGGCCCTCGGAACGAGAAGCGCACGTTGTTCTGTGACATGCTGTGCTTCCTGTTCATCACGCCCCTGGCAGCCATCTCTGGCTGGCTGTGTCTGAGGGGAGCTCAAGACCACCTGCACTTCAACAGCAGACTGGAGGCCGTGGGCCTCATCGCCCTCACCATCGCCCTCTTCACCATTTACGTCCTCTGGACTCTG GTATCATTCCGCTACCACTGTCAGCTCTACTCTGAGTGGAGACGAACCAACCAGAAAGTACGCCTGCTCCTTCCAGACGCGAAGGGTGGGCATTCTAGCCAGCATTCCCTGCTCTCCACGAAGCTGCTGAAAAAGACAGCTGACGAGACCATAGTATGA
- the LOC139540936 gene encoding E3 ubiquitin-protein ligase MARCHF2 isoform X2, translating into MTTGECCHLPGSLCDCTGNAALSKSVEESDNCRSQYVTQVTAKDGRLLSTVIKPASTQSDGPICRICHEGANGEGLLSPCDCTGTLGTVHKSCLEKWLSSSNTSYCELCHTEFTIERKPRSLTEWMRDPGPRNEKRTLFCDMLCFLFITPLAAISGWLCLRGAQDHLHFNSRLEAVGLIALTIALFTIYVLWTLVSFRYHCQLYSEWRRTNQKVRLLLPDAKGGHSSQHSLLSTKLLKKTADETIV; encoded by the exons ATGACGACAGGGGAGTGTTGCCACCTCCCTGGCTCTCTGTGTGACTGCACTGGCAACGCTGCCCTGTCCAAAAGCGTGGAGGAGTCGGATAACTGCAGATCACAGTATGTCACCCAGGTCACAGCCAAAGATGGACGGCTGCTCTCCACTGTCATCAAACCTGCGAGCACACAGAG CGATGGGCCAATCTGCCGGATCTGCCACGAGGGGGCCAACGGCGAGGGCCTCCTGTCCCCCTGCGACTGCACAGGGACTCTGGGCACGGTGCACAAGAGCTGCCTGGAGAAGTGGCTCTCCTCCTCCAACACCAGTTACTGTGAGCTGTGCCACACAGAGTTCACAATTGAGCGCAAGCCCAGGTCCCTCACAGAG TGGATGCGGGACCCGGGCCCTCGGAACGAGAAGCGCACGTTGTTCTGTGACATGCTGTGCTTCCTGTTCATCACGCCCCTGGCAGCCATCTCTGGCTGGCTGTGTCTGAGGGGAGCTCAAGACCACCTGCACTTCAACAGCAGACTGGAGGCCGTGGGCCTCATCGCCCTCACCATCGCCCTCTTCACCATTTACGTCCTCTGGACTCTG GTATCATTCCGCTACCACTGTCAGCTCTACTCTGAGTGGAGACGAACCAACCAGAAAGTACGCCTGCTCCTTCCAGACGCGAAGGGTGGGCATTCTAGCCAGCATTCCCTGCTCTCCACGAAGCTGCTGAAAAAGACAGCTGACGAGACCATAGTATGA
- the LOC139540937 gene encoding ras-related protein Rab-11B-like produces the protein MGTRDDEYDYLFKVVLIGDSGVGKSNLLSRFTRNEFNLESKSTIGVEFATRSIQVDGKMIKAQIWDTAGQERYRAITSAYYRGAVGALLVYDIAKHLTYENVERWLKELRDHADNNIVIMLVGNKSDLRHLRAVPTDEARAFAEKNTLSFIETSALDSTNVEEAFKNILTEIHRIVSQKQIADRSAHDESPGNNVVDISVPPTTDGQKNKLPCCQSL, from the exons ATGGGAACCCGAGACGACGAATACGACTATTTATTCAAAG TGGTGCTTATCGGCGACTCTGGTGTGGGGAAGAGTAACCTGCTGTCCCGTTTCACACGGAATGAGTTCAACCTGGAGAGCAAAAGCACCATCGGTGTGGAATTCGCCACCCGCAGCATCCAGGTGGATGGCAAGATGATAAAGGCCCAGATCTGGGATACAGCTGGACAGGAGCGCTACAGAGCCATCACCTCAGC GTACTACCGGGGGGCGGTGGGGGCTCTCCTAGTGTACGACATTGCCAAGCATCTAACCTATGAAAACGTGGAGCGCTGGCTGAAGGAGCTGAGGGATCATGCTGATAACAACATCGTCATCATGCTGGTGGGCAACAAGAGTGACCTGCGCCACCTCAGGGCAGTGCCCACAGACGAGGCTCGCGCCTTCGCAG aaAAGAATACGCTATCATTTATTGAGACCTCAGCTTTGGACTCCACTAATGTAGAAGAGGCGTTCAAGAACATCCTCACAG AAATCCACCGAATCGTATCACAGAAGCAGATAGCTGACAGATCAGCACATGACGAGTCTCCAGGCAACAATGTAGTGGACATCAGTGTCCCCCCCACCACCGATGGGCAGAAAAACAAACTACCGTGCTGCCAAAGCCTGTGA